The Episyrphus balteatus chromosome 4, idEpiBalt1.1, whole genome shotgun sequence genome includes a window with the following:
- the LOC129918070 gene encoding uncharacterized protein LOC129918070 — protein sequence MMRDSPAKFIANPQEEALHLFCKQMLKSRLFKGFYKERCYIDAVNGYRDQIIVNRNEKDLIVILEDIERRLRKYYLTKSPPMWIGITSTQHSSTADTCIWVELDELAFDQYWFSVKSVRLRENEIIIKLKPIRPVEADVGIASTSTSSNENEESPESIGVQDFIQLVMSWGTSTKRTIYEFMSRDISKENLAAVFKFLILVCISLFSLSIEAVRFLGIFTIRFMAEFRKILAVSTPIIMRTIDLCGKIIGGFYILLAMIWRDVKKGGGPPQPLNQHRAITYDRPIYQRIKNEKMSQKSVL from the coding sequence ATGATGCGTGATTCGCCAgctaaatttattgcaaatccCCAAGAAGAAGCACTTCATTTGTTTTGCAAACAAATGCTCAAATCCAGACTATTCAAAGGATTCTACAAAGAACGATGCTACATTGATGCTGTCAACGGTTACAGAGACCAAATTATTGTCAATCGTAATGAAAAAGATCTCATTGTTATCCTTGAGGATATCGAAAGAAGACTTAGAAAATACTATCTAACCAAATCTCCACCAATGTGGATCGGAATCACTTCGACACAACATTCCTCCACTGCAGACACTTGCATATGGGTTGAATTGGATGAGTTAGCTTTTGATCAATATTGGTTTAGTGTTAAATCAGTGAGACTGAGGgaaaatgaaataattattaaattgaAGCCAATTCGTCCTGTTGAAGCTGATGTAGGGATAGCATCAACTAGCACGTCTTCTAATGAAAATGAAGAATCACCAGAATCAATTGGAGTACAAGATTTCATACAACTTGTGATGAGTTGGGGAACGAGTACAAAACGAACTATTTATGAGTTTATGTCGAGGGACATATCCAAAGAGAATCTAGCTGCAGTCTTTAAGTTCTTGATACTCGTTTGTATTTCATTGTTTTCCCTTTCAATTGAAGCTGTTCGATTTTTAGGTATTTTCACAATTCGTTTTATGGCAGAGTTTAGGAAAATTCTTGCTGTTTCCACGCCAATTATAATGCGTACAATTGACTTATGTGGCAAGATTATTGGTGGGTTTTATATTTTGCTAGCAATGATATGGCGAGATGTGAAGAAGGGAGGTGGTCCGCCGCAACCGTTGAATCAACATAGAGCGATCACATATGATCGCCCGATATACCAAagaataaaaaacgaaaaaatgtcacaaaaaaGCGTATTGTAG